A window of Cryptomeria japonica chromosome 3, Sugi_1.0, whole genome shotgun sequence contains these coding sequences:
- the LOC131048019 gene encoding asparagine--tRNA ligase, cytoplasmic 1-like has product MFPLRGVWWVKTGREQDKTSFAFLEVNDANCPPNVQARIPPCLRSLMRLVTGANNNSANATTDGVAARLNSIKSSGNTKTEPTPGRTLSSVAYLQVSDGSCATTLQVVVDSSMANLKELTPSGSSIVVEGVMKEIPDATKKKVELKVQKILHVGTADPAKYPITKTRLPLEFLRNYVHLRPRTNTISSVARIRNALAYATHTFFQIHVTSNSFERITYTEAVDILKKNVKFESMIEWGMDFNADQERFLVEEVFKKPMIVYHHPKQIKSFSMRLNDDGVTVASMDVLVPKVGVLMSGSQWEERYEVLEKRLNELGLPLGHRAFSDCHAILQQNQIFTFHKH; this is encoded by the exons ATGTTTCCCTTGCGTGGAGTATGGTGGGTAAAGACTGGGCGGGAGCAAGACAAAACAAGTTTTGCCTTCCTTGAAGTCAATGATGCCAACTGCCCTCCTAATGTGCAGGCAAGAATTCCTCCTTGTTTGCGGTCTCTAATGAGATTGGTGACAGGAGCTAACAATAACAGTGCTAATGCTACTACTGATGGAGTAGCTGCTAGGCTTAATTCTATTAAATCAAGTGGAAATACCAAAACTGAACCCACTCCTGGGAGGACCCTCAGTAGTGTTGCGTATTTGCAAGTGAGCGATGGTTCTTGCGCTACCACTCTGCAGGTTGTAGTGGACTCTTCAATGGCCAATCTAAAAGAGCTAACACCATCAGGATCCTCTATTGTAGTAGAGGGGGTGATGAAAGAGATACCAGATGCAACAAAGAAGAAGGTTGAACTGAAAGTTCAAAAGATTTTGCATGTTGGAACTGCTGATCCTGCCAAGTACCCAATCACAAAGACAAGATTGCCATTGGAATTTCTGAGAAACTATGTGCACCTGCGACCCCGTACTAACACGATTTCATCAGTGGCTCGAATTCGTAATGCTCTGGCATATGCAACCCATACATTTTTCCAAATTCATG TGACTTCCAATTCCTTTGAACGAATTACCTACACAGAGGCAGTTGATATTCTGAAAAAGAATGTCAAGTTTGAGAGCATGATAGAGTGGGGTATGGATTTCAACGCCGACCAGGAGAGATTCTTGGTGGAAGAAGTTTTCAAGAAACCAATGATTGTTTATCATCATCCCAAACAAATCAAGTCCTTTTCCATGCGTCTCAATGATGATGGAGTGACAGTCGCTTCCATGGATGTGCTTGTTCCAAAGGTAGGAGTATTGATGTCTGGAAGCCAATGGGAGGAGCGATATGAAGTTCTTGAGAAACGATTGAATGAACTTGGGTTGCCATTGGGCCATCGTGCATTTTCTGACTGTCATGCAATTTTGCAACAGAACCAAATTTTCACCTTTCACAAACATTGA